One genomic segment of Hymenobacter psoromatis includes these proteins:
- a CDS encoding amidohydrolase, which produces MKLTATLLLASAGLVLATPAARAQHAALDARIAQLAAAEQAKVVAWRRDIHEHPELGNEETRTAQLIATQLKSLGLEVQTGVARTGVVGILRGGKPGRVVALRADMDGLPLTETTGLAFASTVKTTYLGQPVGVMHACGHDTHVAMLLGAAEVLSHVRKDLPGTVKFIFQPAEEGSLPGVVGGAKLMVQEGVLDKPKVDAIFGLHIWASAPVGQLWYRPRGEMASSDRFTVKVMGRGAHGAKPWGSIDPVVTAAEIITALQTIVSRQIDLTQDAAVVTVGTVQAGVRYNIIPPDATLSGTIRAFSPKTQEQIWAAIRRTADGIAAANGATAEVTIEPYVPLTFNDPALTARMLPTLQETAGPANVVEIKAVTGAEDFACYQEKVPGLFFFLGGMTPGTDPATVADHHTAGFKVDESAFPLGVKTLATLAVDYLMGK; this is translated from the coding sequence ATGAAACTCACTGCTACCCTCTTACTGGCGAGTGCCGGCCTGGTTTTGGCTACCCCCGCCGCCCGCGCCCAGCACGCCGCCCTCGATGCCCGCATTGCCCAATTGGCCGCCGCCGAGCAGGCTAAAGTAGTGGCCTGGCGGCGCGACATTCACGAGCACCCCGAGCTGGGCAACGAAGAAACCCGTACCGCGCAGCTCATCGCTACCCAGCTCAAAAGCCTGGGCCTGGAGGTGCAAACCGGCGTGGCCCGCACCGGCGTGGTGGGCATCCTGAGGGGTGGCAAGCCCGGCCGCGTGGTGGCCCTGCGCGCCGACATGGATGGCCTACCCCTCACCGAAACCACCGGCCTGGCCTTCGCCAGCACCGTCAAAACTACCTACCTGGGCCAGCCCGTGGGCGTGATGCACGCCTGCGGCCACGACACCCACGTGGCCATGCTACTGGGCGCGGCCGAGGTACTGAGCCACGTGCGCAAGGACCTTCCCGGTACCGTCAAGTTCATCTTCCAGCCCGCTGAAGAGGGGTCGCTGCCCGGCGTAGTGGGCGGGGCCAAGCTCATGGTGCAGGAAGGTGTGCTGGATAAGCCCAAAGTAGATGCCATTTTCGGACTCCACATCTGGGCTTCGGCCCCAGTGGGGCAGCTCTGGTACCGGCCCAGGGGCGAAATGGCCAGCTCCGACCGCTTCACGGTGAAGGTGATGGGTAGGGGCGCGCACGGGGCCAAGCCCTGGGGGAGCATCGACCCGGTGGTGACGGCCGCCGAAATCATCACGGCGCTGCAAACCATCGTGAGCCGCCAAATTGACCTCACCCAGGATGCCGCCGTGGTGACGGTAGGCACCGTGCAGGCCGGTGTGCGCTACAATATTATCCCGCCCGATGCCACACTCAGCGGCACTATTCGGGCGTTCAGCCCCAAAACCCAGGAGCAAATTTGGGCGGCCATCAGGCGCACGGCCGACGGCATTGCCGCCGCCAACGGCGCTACGGCCGAGGTGACCATTGAGCCCTACGTACCCCTTACTTTCAATGACCCCGCCCTCACGGCCCGCATGCTGCCGACCCTGCAAGAAACCGCCGGCCCGGCCAACGTAGTCGAAATTAAGGCCGTGACCGGGGCCGAGGACTTTGCCTGCTACCAGGAAAAAGTACCCGGCCTGTTCTTCTTCCTGGGCGGCATGACGCCCGGTACCGACCCCGCCACCGTGGCCGACCACCACACCGCCGGCTTCAAAGTCGATGAAAGCGCCTTTCCGCTGGGCGTAAAAACCCTGGCCACACTGGCGGTGGATTATTTGATGGGCAAGTAA